In Paenibacillus phoenicis, one genomic interval encodes:
- the gluQRS gene encoding tRNA glutamyl-Q(34) synthetase GluQRS: MKRGRFAPTPSGDMHLGNAKIALLSWLQMRAAGGIFVLRIEDIDTQRSKPAITERILADLRWLGLDWDEGPGASDASGPYLQSQRTELYEEALAKLDAAGRLYPCFCSRAELLAVAGAPHGLSSEGAPYPGTCRGLSPEEQQRRAQHKDPSLRFAIGPEEIRFVDGIAGPQVFPPGSGGDFVVRRADHMYSYQLAVTVDDALMGITDVLRGDDLLDSTPRQLHLYAALGLTPPKFAHAPLILGEDGRRLAKRHGDLGLPALRAAGTKPETVIGWLAYISGLIDRPEAVTAKELIPGFRLDRISREPFLLTEAMIRKLMPDTPI, translated from the coding sequence ATGAAACGCGGACGATTTGCACCTACGCCATCCGGCGACATGCATCTAGGCAACGCCAAAATCGCGCTGCTCTCTTGGCTGCAAATGCGCGCAGCCGGAGGAATCTTCGTGCTGCGCATTGAAGATATCGACACCCAACGCTCCAAGCCGGCGATCACGGAACGGATTCTCGCCGACCTTCGTTGGCTGGGGCTGGACTGGGATGAAGGACCAGGCGCTTCGGATGCGTCCGGTCCTTACCTGCAAAGCCAGCGGACCGAGCTTTATGAGGAGGCGCTGGCCAAGCTGGACGCGGCCGGCCGGCTGTACCCTTGCTTCTGCAGCCGGGCGGAGCTGCTCGCGGTGGCCGGGGCGCCGCACGGCTTGTCCTCGGAAGGGGCGCCTTATCCCGGAACCTGCCGCGGCTTAAGCCCGGAGGAGCAGCAGCGCCGAGCGCAACACAAAGATCCGTCACTCCGATTTGCGATTGGCCCGGAGGAAATTCGCTTCGTCGACGGCATCGCCGGGCCGCAGGTTTTCCCGCCGGGCAGCGGCGGGGATTTTGTCGTGCGCCGGGCCGACCATATGTATTCCTATCAACTGGCGGTGACCGTAGACGATGCCTTGATGGGGATCACCGATGTACTGCGCGGTGACGATTTGCTCGACTCCACGCCCCGCCAGCTCCACCTCTATGCAGCGTTAGGCTTGACGCCGCCTAAGTTCGCCCATGCCCCGCTCATCCTCGGAGAGGACGGACGGCGGTTGGCCAAACGGCATGGCGACTTAGGGCTCCCCGCGCTGCGCGCCGCCGGTACGAAGCCGGAGACGGTCATCGGCTGGCTGGCCTACATCAGCGGCTTGATCGACCGCCCTGAAGCTGTAACGGCCAAAGAGTTGATCCCCGGCTTCCGGCTGGACCGGATCTCGCGAGAGCCGTTTCTGTTAACCGAAGCGATGATACGGAAGCTGATGCCTGACACCCCAATTTGA
- a CDS encoding MFS transporter produces MNFPWKRNLYVLWLGVFFCSTAYSMVIPFMSLFIAHDLGVTKHLTLWSGIAFGVTFLAGALISPYWGSLSDKYGRKPMLLRSGFALSAVYILYFFVRDPYQLIAVRILSGLLAGYVPSAIALVATNTPEKHVGYSLGVMSTAGAAGGIIGPLVGGSLSKFIGYREAFLASGAVVLISALIALIFVKEQNFDRNRERSHVLDDLKEASANRPLMGKLLVVLIVTSSVMVLEPLLSLYVLDLGASASDASLSSGIIFSAVGISTIIAAPFWGKIGERIGYHNTLMIGLIGGGVGNILQHFFHSLVGFGILRFVYGLFFAAVFPALNALIVQSTKPEFRGRAFSLNQSASQLGNMFGPIAGGALGSWISIPVVFVLNGSILAVTAMTLRFKSLFGNRRLNESEVRN; encoded by the coding sequence GTGAATTTCCCCTGGAAAAGAAATCTGTACGTGCTGTGGCTTGGCGTTTTTTTTTGCAGCACCGCGTATTCCATGGTCATTCCATTCATGTCTCTGTTTATTGCTCATGATCTTGGAGTAACGAAGCATCTCACCCTCTGGTCGGGGATCGCGTTTGGGGTGACGTTTTTGGCCGGCGCGTTGATCTCTCCGTATTGGGGTTCGCTGTCGGATAAGTACGGCCGGAAGCCGATGCTGCTTCGATCCGGGTTTGCGCTTAGTGCGGTGTATATCCTTTACTTCTTCGTCCGGGATCCTTATCAGCTGATCGCCGTCCGCATTTTGTCCGGGCTCTTGGCCGGGTATGTGCCTTCCGCGATTGCGTTGGTTGCAACCAATACGCCAGAGAAGCATGTCGGATATTCGCTGGGAGTCATGTCGACAGCTGGAGCGGCCGGAGGTATTATCGGACCTTTGGTGGGCGGTTCCCTCAGCAAGTTTATCGGTTATCGGGAGGCGTTTCTGGCGTCGGGTGCCGTCGTGTTGATCTCAGCACTGATAGCCTTGATCTTCGTGAAGGAGCAGAACTTCGATCGTAACCGGGAGCGTTCGCATGTGCTGGATGATCTCAAGGAGGCGTCAGCTAACCGACCGTTGATGGGCAAGCTGCTTGTCGTGCTGATCGTCACCTCTTCCGTGATGGTGCTTGAGCCGCTGCTTTCGCTGTATGTGCTGGATCTGGGCGCTTCGGCTTCCGACGCTTCGCTTAGCTCGGGCATTATTTTCTCGGCGGTAGGTATCTCCACGATCATCGCCGCACCGTTCTGGGGCAAAATTGGGGAGAGGATCGGCTACCACAACACGTTGATGATCGGATTGATTGGTGGCGGGGTTGGCAACATTTTGCAGCATTTCTTTCATTCGTTGGTTGGGTTCGGAATTCTGCGCTTTGTGTACGGCTTGTTCTTCGCCGCCGTGTTCCCGGCGTTAAACGCTTTGATCGTACAGTCGACTAAACCGGAATTCCGCGGCCGCGCCTTCAGCTTGAACCAGTCCGCCAGCCAGCTTGGCAATATGTTCGGACCGATTGCCGGCGGGGCGCTCGGGTCATGGATCTCTATCCCGGTGGTGTTTGTCCTGAACGGGTCAATCCTAGCAGTAACGGCAATGACACTCCGGTTCAAGTCCCTCTTTGGAAACCGCCGCTTGAACGAAAGCGAAGTTCGAAATTGA
- a CDS encoding HAD family hydrolase yields MQLKAVLFDLDNTLMDRDHMFRSFASQLVQECLVPIDETQRGALIAEMIERDNDGYRPKEGFFQELLDWLPWRQETSLEEVKAYYNRHYMTYAKAMDYAEDTLRYCRDQQLRLGIVTNGHSHRQHEKIDLIHLRPFFDAIIVSGDVDIQKPDPRIYQLALDRLGVQAEETVIVGDHPRNDIWGAAQVGIRGIWLKRKHEWDETLEGGTPWRTIHELKEVPALLEQYTQELCGTKMD; encoded by the coding sequence TTGCAGCTAAAAGCCGTACTGTTTGACCTTGATAATACGTTAATGGATCGCGATCACATGTTCCGCAGTTTCGCCTCTCAATTAGTACAGGAGTGCCTGGTGCCAATAGACGAGACGCAGCGGGGAGCGTTGATCGCTGAGATGATTGAACGGGATAACGATGGATATCGGCCGAAGGAGGGCTTTTTTCAGGAGCTGTTGGATTGGTTGCCTTGGCGTCAAGAGACGAGCTTGGAGGAAGTGAAAGCCTATTACAACCGACATTATATGACCTATGCGAAGGCGATGGACTATGCGGAGGATACCCTGCGGTATTGCCGTGATCAGCAGCTTCGGCTGGGGATCGTCACGAACGGACACAGCCACAGACAGCATGAAAAAATCGATTTGATCCACCTGCGGCCGTTCTTCGATGCGATCATCGTATCCGGGGACGTGGACATCCAGAAGCCCGATCCTCGGATCTATCAACTGGCATTGGATCGGCTTGGTGTTCAAGCGGAGGAGACGGTGATCGTTGGCGATCATCCTCGCAACGATATTTGGGGAGCCGCTCAGGTGGGGATCCGCGGCATTTGGCTGAAGCGCAAGCATGAGTGGGACGAGACGCTGGAAGGCGGCACACCGTGGCGGACGATTCACGAGCTGAAGGAAGTCCCGGCGCTGTTGGAACAATATACCCAGGAGCTATGCGGGACAAAAATGGATTGA
- a CDS encoding alpha/beta hydrolase: MALFQCRFFSEVLGLSTSMTVILPEPAQSQIGMSAPAIAGPYPTLYLLHGMSDDDSIWLRRTSIERYVSGMGLAVVMPQVDLSFYADMAYGNNYWTFVSEELPRLCRSFFPLSDRREDTFVAGLSMGGYGAFKLALRKPETFAAAASLSGALDIANSRHGLSPLFLRIFGESGPKGTDNDLLTLLDPLAKAMQEGKPVPQLYQCCGTEDFLYEDNQTFREACTRAGLPLTYEEGPGSHEWGYWDAKIQDVLKWLPLQPKEA; this comes from the coding sequence ATGGCACTATTTCAATGTCGTTTTTTCTCCGAAGTATTAGGGCTGAGCACCTCCATGACCGTCATCCTGCCGGAACCTGCGCAATCGCAAATCGGGATGTCCGCACCGGCGATCGCCGGACCTTATCCAACCCTCTATCTGCTGCACGGCATGTCCGACGACGACTCGATCTGGCTGCGCCGCACCTCGATTGAACGTTATGTTTCGGGTATGGGTCTGGCCGTAGTGATGCCTCAGGTTGATTTGAGCTTCTATGCGGATATGGCGTACGGCAACAACTATTGGACGTTCGTCAGCGAGGAGCTGCCTCGCCTTTGCCGGTCGTTCTTCCCATTGTCCGATCGACGCGAGGACACCTTCGTTGCCGGGTTGTCGATGGGCGGCTACGGCGCCTTCAAGCTGGCGTTGCGCAAGCCCGAGACGTTCGCTGCTGCTGCCAGCTTATCGGGGGCGCTTGATATCGCGAACAGCCGGCATGGGCTGTCGCCGCTGTTCCTGCGGATTTTCGGCGAATCCGGACCTAAGGGCACGGATAACGACCTGCTGACACTGCTGGACCCGCTCGCCAAGGCCATGCAGGAAGGGAAGCCGGTTCCGCAGCTGTACCAATGCTGCGGGACGGAAGATTTTCTGTACGAGGACAACCAAACGTTCCGCGAAGCATGCACCCGCGCCGGCCTGCCTCTCACCTATGAAGAAGGACCTGGCTCCCACGAATGGGGCTATTGGGATGCGAAGATTCAGGACGTGCTGAAATGGCTGCCGCTTCAACCGAAAGAAGCTTAA
- a CDS encoding DnaJ family domain-containing protein → MDMLSWLAEQKIAEAMARGEFDHLPGKGKPLKVEDLSGVPEDLRMAYKLMKNAGYVPEEIQLQQEMVRLTDLLAACEDEPERQALKKRLTEQELRLNMLMSERGLSTNPAFRQYEDAIRRKLE, encoded by the coding sequence ATGGATATGCTGTCCTGGTTAGCGGAACAGAAGATTGCAGAAGCGATGGCCCGCGGGGAGTTTGATCATTTGCCCGGGAAGGGCAAGCCGCTGAAGGTGGAGGATTTATCCGGGGTTCCGGAGGATTTGCGGATGGCCTATAAGCTGATGAAAAATGCGGGTTACGTTCCCGAAGAAATTCAGCTGCAGCAGGAGATGGTTCGGCTTACCGACCTGCTTGCCGCTTGTGAGGACGAGCCGGAGAGGCAGGCTTTGAAGAAGCGGCTGACGGAGCAGGAGCTGAGGCTGAATATGCTAATGAGCGAGCGCGGTCTATCAACGAATCCGGCGTTCCGGCAGTATGAAGATGCAATCCGCCGGAAGCTGGAATAG
- a CDS encoding SDR family oxidoreductase, with translation MTSNQTTNRERFRGKTAIITGAGSGIGKAAAVKLASEGAGVALFDLLDERTEQAAREINAMREGAARAYDVDVADPARVEQAVREAAEHFGGIDIVFANAGVNGKLAPVEDLSFEDWEKTLSINLTGTFLTVKYTVPYLKQRGGGSIIITSSINGNDKFSGFGMSAYSTTKAGQVAFAKMLALELAQFKIRVNAISPGAIATNIDTSTEKSKELQEIVIPVKYPKGSQPLADGPGQPENVADLVAFLASDESIHITGARIVIDGAESLL, from the coding sequence ATGACAAGCAATCAGACGACGAACCGCGAACGGTTTCGGGGCAAAACGGCGATCATCACCGGAGCCGGTTCCGGGATCGGCAAGGCGGCTGCGGTGAAGCTGGCCAGCGAGGGGGCGGGGGTCGCGCTGTTCGATCTGTTGGATGAGCGCACGGAGCAGGCAGCGCGGGAAATCAATGCCATGCGCGAGGGTGCGGCCCGCGCGTATGATGTCGACGTGGCGGACCCGGCGCGGGTCGAACAGGCGGTACGCGAAGCTGCCGAGCATTTTGGCGGCATCGATATCGTCTTCGCCAATGCAGGCGTCAACGGCAAGCTGGCGCCAGTCGAGGATTTAAGCTTCGAGGATTGGGAGAAGACACTGAGCATCAATCTGACGGGTACGTTCCTGACCGTGAAATATACGGTTCCCTACTTAAAGCAACGGGGCGGCGGCAGTATTATCATTACCAGTTCGATAAACGGCAATGATAAATTTTCCGGCTTTGGGATGTCGGCTTATAGTACGACGAAAGCGGGACAAGTTGCTTTCGCGAAAATGCTGGCGCTGGAGCTGGCCCAATTCAAAATTCGCGTTAATGCCATCAGTCCCGGCGCCATCGCCACCAATATCGATACATCAACGGAGAAGAGCAAGGAGCTGCAGGAGATCGTCATTCCGGTAAAATATCCAAAGGGCTCGCAGCCCTTAGCGGACGGCCCGGGTCAACCGGAGAACGTCGCGGATCTCGTCGCCTTTTTGGCTTCGGACGAGTCCATCCACATTACCGGAGCCCGAATTGTCATCGATGGGGCGGAGTCGCTGTTATAA
- the hrpB gene encoding ATP-dependent helicase HrpB: MTKFPLPIDEVIPELQKALDQTGTAVLLAEPGAGKTTRAPLSLLSEPWLRGQRILLLEPRRLAARAAAVYMASQLGEAVGETVGYRMRGDSRVSAKTRITVVTEGILTRMLQQDPALLGTGLVIFDEFHERSLHADLGLALAWQSRQLLRDDLRLLVMSATLDARPIAEMLDGAPVVQSRGRMFPVETVYAPGAPNEPLERKVDRAVRRALVEHDGSVLVFLPGAREIRRTESLLAEGGLPAGVMLAPLYGAMPQAEQRRAIEPAPAGQRKVVLATSIAESSLTVDGVTVVIDSGLRRTSLFSPRTGMSRLVTVRAARDSADQRRGRAGRTAPGVCYRLWSEAEDRLLPARTAPEMLEADLAPLALELAAWGAAAPDELAWLDAPPPAPYAQAVQLLRQLDALDAAGRITAHGRRMAALGLHPRLAHMLLRARELGLGAPACALAALLEERDLLRGPAGRDADLRGRLALVLAASGRAAEAPGSRGRGGLAAAAATQEPGPDGLRRIAALARQWEQRLAELEPLAEAVPPGAPDVSAELGEWVVPDAGDDPDFEPPDGEAAAGAELADPTPPTAPVPAASVPTDLDRCCGLLVSFAYPDRIAFRRPDGRYLMRNGRGAQLLRKDSLGQSAFLAIAEVDDEGAEGRILLAAPLEEEDVYRHHAEGITEERSAEWDDASGTVRARIRRTFGAIVLREQPDPSPSPEQITQALLEAVAAKGVAILPWTEKARKLQERLMFLHRLNPDWPDVSDETLAATAEEWLAPYLSGVRKRADLQALSLYNILEGLLTWPQQQELNAEAPTHLLVPSGSKIQIHYDGPQAPYAAVRLQEVFGMMETPRIGFGRVPITLHLLSPASRPVQVTSDLRSFWQHTYFEVKKDLKGRYPKHYWPDDPLQATATRKVRPDGQR; encoded by the coding sequence ATGACAAAGTTTCCTTTGCCTATTGATGAAGTAATCCCTGAGCTGCAAAAAGCGCTTGACCAAACGGGAACCGCCGTGCTGCTGGCGGAGCCCGGGGCGGGCAAAACGACGCGTGCTCCGCTGTCGCTCCTTAGCGAACCATGGCTTAGGGGACAGCGGATTTTGCTGCTGGAGCCGCGCCGGTTAGCGGCTCGGGCTGCCGCTGTATATATGGCGTCCCAGCTAGGTGAAGCGGTTGGTGAGACGGTGGGCTACCGCATGCGAGGCGACAGCCGGGTGTCGGCCAAAACGCGGATTACAGTCGTCACCGAAGGGATTTTAACGCGAATGCTGCAGCAGGACCCGGCCTTGCTCGGGACGGGTCTGGTCATCTTCGACGAATTTCATGAGCGCAGCCTGCATGCTGACCTTGGCTTGGCCTTGGCTTGGCAAAGCCGCCAGCTGCTCCGCGACGACCTGCGGCTGCTCGTCATGTCGGCGACGCTGGACGCCCGGCCGATCGCGGAGATGCTGGACGGCGCACCGGTTGTGCAAAGCCGGGGACGCATGTTCCCGGTGGAGACGGTATATGCGCCGGGAGCTCCAAACGAGCCGCTGGAACGCAAGGTGGACCGTGCGGTTCGCCGGGCCCTTGTGGAGCATGACGGCAGCGTGCTCGTGTTCCTGCCGGGAGCGCGGGAAATCCGCCGTACCGAGTCGCTGCTGGCGGAGGGCGGGCTGCCGGCGGGTGTGATGTTGGCGCCGCTGTACGGCGCGATGCCGCAAGCGGAGCAGCGACGGGCGATTGAGCCCGCGCCGGCGGGACAGCGCAAGGTCGTGCTGGCGACGTCGATCGCCGAGTCGAGCCTGACCGTGGACGGCGTGACCGTGGTGATCGACAGCGGCCTCCGCCGCACGTCGCTGTTCTCGCCGCGCACCGGCATGAGCCGGCTCGTGACGGTGCGGGCGGCCCGCGACTCCGCCGACCAGCGGCGGGGCCGCGCCGGGCGAACGGCGCCCGGCGTGTGCTACCGCCTCTGGAGCGAGGCGGAGGACCGCCTGCTTCCCGCGCGGACGGCGCCGGAGATGCTCGAGGCGGACCTCGCGCCGCTCGCGCTGGAGCTGGCGGCGTGGGGCGCCGCCGCGCCAGACGAGCTGGCGTGGCTCGACGCGCCGCCGCCGGCGCCGTACGCGCAGGCGGTCCAGCTGCTGCGCCAGCTGGACGCCTTGGACGCGGCCGGGCGCATCACCGCCCACGGCCGCCGCATGGCCGCGCTCGGGCTGCACCCGCGCCTCGCGCACATGCTCCTGCGGGCGCGCGAGCTGGGGCTCGGTGCGCCGGCATGCGCGCTGGCCGCGCTGCTCGAAGAGCGCGACCTGCTGCGTGGGCCAGCCGGGCGCGACGCGGATTTGCGCGGCCGGCTGGCGCTGGTGCTGGCCGCGTCCGGACGCGCGGCCGAGGCCCCGGGCTCCCGGGGCAGGGGCGGCCTGGCGGCCGCCGCCGCAACACAGGAGCCCGGGCCCGACGGGCTGCGGCGCATCGCTGCGCTCGCCCGCCAGTGGGAGCAGCGGCTCGCTGAGCTGGAGCCGCTTGCTGAGGCTGTGCCGCCCGGCGCGCCCGATGTGTCCGCCGAGCTCGGCGAGTGGGTCGTCCCGGATGCCGGAGACGACCCCGATTTCGAGCCGCCGGACGGCGAAGCAGCGGCCGGTGCCGAGCTGGCCGATCCAACGCCGCCGACAGCTCCCGTGCCGGCAGCCTCCGTTCCAACGGATCTGGACCGCTGCTGCGGCTTGCTGGTCTCCTTCGCTTATCCGGATCGGATCGCGTTCCGCCGCCCGGATGGGCGGTATTTGATGCGGAACGGGCGGGGGGCGCAGTTGCTCCGCAAGGATTCCCTAGGCCAATCCGCGTTCCTGGCGATTGCCGAGGTTGACGACGAAGGAGCAGAAGGACGTATTTTGCTGGCGGCCCCGCTGGAGGAAGAGGACGTGTACCGCCATCATGCGGAGGGGATTACCGAGGAGCGAAGCGCGGAATGGGATGACGCTTCGGGAACGGTGCGGGCGAGAATCCGCCGGACGTTTGGCGCGATCGTTCTGCGGGAGCAGCCGGACCCGTCGCCGAGTCCAGAGCAGATCACACAAGCCTTGCTCGAGGCCGTTGCCGCCAAAGGCGTCGCCATCTTGCCGTGGACGGAGAAGGCGCGGAAGCTGCAGGAGCGGCTGATGTTTTTGCACCGCCTAAATCCTGACTGGCCGGATGTATCGGATGAGACGCTAGCCGCAACCGCCGAGGAATGGCTGGCACCGTATTTGTCCGGCGTGCGTAAGCGGGCGGATCTGCAGGCGCTGTCCTTATACAACATACTGGAGGGCCTTCTGACTTGGCCGCAGCAGCAGGAGTTAAACGCCGAAGCGCCAACGCACCTGCTTGTCCCCAGCGGCTCCAAAATTCAAATTCATTACGACGGCCCCCAAGCCCCTTATGCGGCAGTACGCTTGCAGGAAGTGTTTGGCATGATGGAAACGCCGCGGATCGGGTTTGGACGGGTTCCAATTACGCTGCATTTGCTGTCGCCCGCCAGCCGGCCGGTTCAGGTCACGTCGGACCTGCGCAGCTTTTGGCAACACACTTATTTTGAGGTCAAAAAAGACCTGAAAGGCCGTTACCCGAAGCATTACTGGCCGGACGATCCGCTTCAGGCCACCGCGACCCGAAAAGTAAGGCCGGATGGACAACGTTAG
- a CDS encoding hemolysin family protein: MLKLLVLLLLIVFTALFVIIEASLRSLHPRTIEAWAREGRRGASALRALSQRIDQALSACQLAITVNSLTLGWLGQPAVRSLLAPLFVRLPLSDSVETFFSFLIAFVSITYLHVVLGGLVPQVLAAQRGEAIILAFARPLLAFSTLLSPFLWLLNRSSGRIVAWLGLKPAADWDDAHSEEELRILLRESLANGRINKSEYRFMNRIFAFDDLLAKDIMVPRTDMVCLDAAKSREENLRIIRREQYTRFPVIRGNKDNIIGVINTKALFLAPENQADVPLASLVRPVMTVSENIPLPALLTKMQKERSHIAVLIDEYGGTSGMVTIEDILEEIVGDIRDEFDAEEEQEITEVAANHLIVDGKVSVSLINELLDADLKEDDADTIGGWIYGHNLDIEEGTQLVYGDLQFTVLEREDTRIRKIEIKRLDMPLMDSAYTSEGEDEARNAQGPEAGL, translated from the coding sequence TTGTTGAAGCTGCTCGTCCTTTTACTGCTTATCGTCTTCACCGCATTGTTCGTCATCATTGAAGCGTCGCTGCGTTCATTGCACCCGCGGACCATCGAAGCTTGGGCGCGGGAAGGCCGTCGTGGGGCCTCCGCCCTCCGCGCCCTGTCGCAACGGATCGACCAGGCGTTGTCGGCCTGCCAACTGGCCATTACGGTGAACTCGCTGACCCTGGGTTGGCTGGGCCAGCCGGCTGTCCGCAGCCTGCTCGCCCCGTTATTTGTTCGCCTGCCCTTATCGGATTCCGTAGAAACTTTTTTCTCTTTTCTCATCGCGTTCGTGTCGATTACCTATTTGCATGTGGTGCTTGGCGGATTAGTCCCGCAGGTGCTGGCTGCTCAACGGGGCGAAGCCATCATCTTGGCGTTTGCCCGGCCGCTCCTGGCATTCAGTACCCTGCTGTCCCCGTTCCTCTGGCTGCTCAACCGTTCCTCCGGCCGCATCGTCGCATGGCTAGGCCTTAAACCTGCTGCGGACTGGGACGACGCGCACAGCGAGGAGGAACTGCGAATATTGCTGAGGGAAAGCCTGGCCAACGGCCGGATTAACAAAAGCGAGTACCGCTTCATGAACCGGATTTTCGCCTTTGATGATCTGCTCGCCAAAGATATCATGGTTCCGAGAACCGATATGGTCTGCTTGGATGCGGCCAAGTCGCGCGAGGAAAACTTGCGGATCATTCGCCGGGAGCAATACACGAGATTTCCCGTCATCCGTGGAAATAAAGATAATATTATCGGGGTCATTAATACAAAAGCGTTGTTCCTGGCCCCCGAAAATCAGGCGGATGTCCCTTTGGCTTCCCTGGTCCGGCCTGTGATGACCGTCTCGGAGAACATCCCCCTTCCGGCGCTGCTGACCAAGATGCAGAAGGAACGTTCGCATATTGCTGTGCTGATCGACGAATACGGCGGTACGAGCGGGATGGTGACGATAGAGGATATACTGGAGGAAATCGTCGGCGACATCCGCGACGAATTCGATGCGGAGGAAGAGCAGGAAATTACCGAGGTCGCGGCGAATCACCTCATAGTTGACGGCAAAGTTTCGGTGTCGTTGATCAACGAATTGCTGGACGCCGATTTGAAGGAAGATGACGCGGATACAATCGGCGGCTGGATCTATGGGCATAACCTGGACATCGAAGAAGGAACCCAGCTGGTCTATGGGGACTTGCAGTTTACAGTCCTCGAGCGCGAAGACACCCGGATACGGAAAATTGAAATCAAAAGGCTGGACATGCCCCTCATGGACAGCGCGTATACATCAGAGGGTGAAGACGAAGCCCGGAACGCCCAAGGCCCCGAAGCAGGCTTGTAA